CTGGAACAGACGGAGCGTCAAAATGCGGAACGGTTTCAACAGGCGCAGCAACAGGGTACAACGAGTGCTACGAATCAGCTACAATTTACGCAACGCGAACAAAATGCGGCACAGCAGTTACAGCAAATTCAACAGCTTGTCACACAATGCCAACAACAATTGAACCAATAATTCAGTAAAATATGCAAAATGACCCCGACAATTACACCGGGGTCATTTTCCTTATCAGTTTTTTTAGCATAGAAAATCGCTTGCTGAAGATCAACAATCGTTAACCGAGTTACTTTTGTAATCGTGCTGCTGTAAGTTGCCAATAATCCGTTTCCCTGATATTTTTTTCTCATCATATTCAATCTTAACTTCACCATCCGCTGTGTCCACTAAAACTCTATCTATGCCATCAAATTGATTTAGGTAATGTTCGATGTCTTGAATAGCAGGACCGGATGTTGCTTCTTTTACAACAATAGTTACTTCAGCCACTGACATGAACTCCTTTTTTATGTGGAAGTTTGGTTGTAATGATCAAATGTATCCATTGCAAGTGTTACACCTTGGGAGAATGCCGTACCACCGCCTAAAGCTGCACTAATTGCAATTGCCTCCATCAATTCTTCCTCGGTGGCTCCGTGATCCACGGCACCTTTTGTATGATAGATAATGCAATATTCGTCCTGTGCATAAATACTTATACTAAGTGCAGTTAGTTGTTTATGTTTTTTACTAATTGCCCCTTCTCGAAAACATGCTTCAGTAAAATCAAAGTATCCTTGAGTAATTTCTGGCAATCGGTTGCTTAATCGACTACTCCCTTGTTTAAAATCAGTAATTGATTGGTCAAAATAATTTACACTTTCATTGTCATTCATTTCCATTCGTTTTTTCACCTCAAAAGTTTTAAATAACAGTCCAACAGACTTCCAACATTAATTAGAGCACCTGGAACACCTCTTTTAAAATGTTCCACAACGGCCTTGCTCCCATAGATAACACCTGAAACGTTTGTATCAAACATACGCTTTATGTCATCTATGCTTACTTCCATAGTTTATCCAAAGACGGGTTGGATATGCCCGTATTATTAACCCATATATAAAATGCCCAAACTCTTAAATAACCGTCTCCACAATTTAGTTTGCTTCGAAATCTCTAAATGTTGAAGTGGGTCTTGTCCAGCTTTAGGACCTAGCTCTTCGAAAAAATTTCTTCCTCCGTCGGGATACAAATCATCCACTACTCGGAAGAGCACTTTTCTCTCAGAGCTGAACAGGCCCTTCAGCTTTTCTTATTACGGACGGCCGCACTGGGATAAAAAATCATCTAAATATTTACTCATCTCACCTAAAAACTAATTACTTCTGCGCTCGATAAGGTTAATCCCTATACCCATGGCCACTACTCCAATCAACAACATCACCATTAGCGGCATCATGACCTCTTGCAAGCCGGCATCATAGAAAATGACAGATAAAATGGCATCCATGGCATGTGCCATTGGAAATAAATCAGCAATAAAGAGTAACACAGGATTCGTAATCGTCCCTGGCATCATATAGGCTCCGCTAATAAGTGGAATAAGCGGAATCAATGATGGATAAATAGCATAAAATTGCTCTGGTGTCTTCACAAAACCGGTAATTAACATAGCAATGCTAATCATGCTAAATGTAAAGAACGCAGAAATCAAAATAATCATCAACAGATTATCTCCAACCTCATAATTCATCACATACTTAAATACGATCAGCACAACAACAATTTGAAACAGAGCGATCAAAAAGCTATATAAGATATAACCGAAATACATACTCGTTTTACTGATCGGTGACAGAATCAACCGATTCCAAATACCAGAAACCTTGTCATGTGTCACATTGTTAACCTTAAAACCAACAATAAACATTGAAATCAAAAAAGTAAAAGCAAACAATAATTGAGTACTCATGTTATAATTAGGAATCTCTTCACTGTCAAGCCCTTGAAACTCGATCTGAAAAGGGGCATCGGATAGATAGCTCTCGATTTCATTCCGAATATTTTCATTTCCTTCTGATTTGGTAATCGCACGAATTTGTGCCTCTCGTTGAAATACTTTTTCAACATGCTGCTGAACATAAGACACACTCGGAAGTTCACTCGTTGCGACTAATCTGTAGTCCAACTCCATCAACTTTACTGCTACATCGACCTTCCCCTCCCTTACATCTTCACGGGCTTGGTCCGGATCGACTATTACAAAGCGAAAGGAATCATCAACATTCAACAACTCTTCCCACTTTTTCTCGATTTCCGAGGCATTTTCTTCCTCACTAAAAATAGCAACCTTTGTCGGTGAATGAACACCTCCACCGAATAAAAGGGTAGCGAGAATACTTCCAATAATAAATAATAGAACAACTAACGGGTTTCGTTTATCTTTAGCAAATTGTGCCCATACTATTGAAGTCACTACGCTTTCCCCCTATTCGGATACAAGGCTAAAGCAATCACGGTACATAATAAAAAGAAACCGATCAATAAGACGCTTGGCATGACTAAGGAGGATAACTCCCTAAATTGGATCCACTCTGTTAACATCACTAAAGATAGACCGTTTGGTGTCCACTCTCCAATTTGTTGCAGCCAATCAGGTAATACATAAATAGGAACAAAGTTTCCTCCGATCACACCAAACAGTAAAATAATTAACATAAAAATCCCATTTGCCGCATCAATATTCGTCATTCTCAGGGAAATGGTGGTAAAAACAGCAGCTAATCCGGCAATCGATAGCGAAAGTAAGGTAACAACTCCCACAATGCCAGACCAAAAGGCCATGGAACGACCAGGAAATACATCTAAGATGAAGTGAGATAATATAAATACAAACATAATTTGTAACCAAGCTAAGCAAAACGTTGACACCATTTTCCCTATTAAAAAAAGCATTGGATTACTATTCGCTAATAAGATTCGATTGAACACCTGTTGCCTAATTTCGACTCCTGTTTTAGTTGCGACCGTAGCCGCTAAGAATAAGGCAAACAATGCTCCCATCGCAATCGTAAAATATTGGGTTAACGTAAAGCTTTCCCCCGTTCCTACTTCCTCAAAGCCTCCTTCTGGAAGCGTCACTTCTGCCTCCGAGGCACCGTCTATTTTCTGTAGTGCAAACTGATAATTCATATTATCAATGAAGCCGTGAATGATATTGTATAACGTACTATTGTTATTCGTTTCTTTTTCCATCTTATATTTCAACGAGATCGTAGAAGATTCTCCTGTAAAAGCAGCATATAAGCTATCAGCAGTAAAACCATCAGGTATAACAAGGATGGCGTCTAGATCGCCATCTTCAACTTTGTCCACTGCCTCTGCTCCTTCAAGCTTGTGAACTGTTACCCATTCCTTTACATCCTCACTGCCAAGATAGTCTAATAACATTTGAACAGGACGTACAACACTTGCTTGTTCAACTAGCTTTAGCGCTTCCTCTTCTCCTAATGAAGCTTCCTTAACCAATTTTTCCTTCAATTGTGCCATTGCCTTTGTTTCGTCATCCTGATTCACGACGGCTAATTGTAAATCCATAGACAACTCTTTTTCGTTGCCAAACAATCCAGCAAAAGCAAAATTTAACACAACTACTAAAATGATGGGAAGCACAAGTACCGTAATAAGCTCTTTCCGATCACGCCAAAATATTAACAAATCCTTTTTTATAAAGCTTCGCATCATTACACCCCCTCAATTCCGTAACGTCCGTCCAGTCAAATGAAGAAATACGTCCTCCAAACTAGGAGTCTCTGTATGAAAATTAATGATTTGCATATGATGCTGATCGGCAAGATGGACAAGCTCACTGATCAAATTGCTGCCTTTTTTTGCAATGATCTTCATTTGTAAATGAGAAGCCTCTACTTTACGAATACCGTCTATCGTCTTTACATGCTCGGCAAAAGCTTCGTCCATCCTGCTTAACTCTAGTTTTATCGTATCCTCAGTCGATAAAATGCTAAGTAATTCAGCTTTTGTACCTGCTGCAATAATTTCGCCATGGTCCATAATGTATACTCGATCACAGAGTTGTTCAACTTCCTCCATGTAATGACTTGTGTATAAGATCGTCGTCCCATCTTTTTCATTTAATCTTCGTACCGTTTCCAAGATATGATTTCTTGATTGCGGGTCAATGCCAACGGTTGGCTCATCTAAAATGAGAATTTGCGGCTGATGTAATAATGCTGCCGCAATGTTGAGCCTACGCTTCATGCCGCCAGAAAAAGTTTTCACTACATCCTTTTGGCGATCTTCTAATCCTACAATTTCCAATACTTTTCTAATGCTTTTTTCTAGTTCCTTTCCTTTCATTTTATAAATGGATCCAAAAAATTTAAGGTTTTCATAGGCTGAAAGCTCCTGATAAAGCGCTAATTCCTGCGGTACGACACCTAAAATTTTTCTAATTTCTCCCGGTTTTTCAATCGTATTTACACCATTCAACTTTATTTCACCGCTTGTCGGCTTTAACAAAGTTGAAATCATTGAAATCGTCGTAGATTTCCCGGCCCCATTAGGCCCTAATAAACCAACGGATTCTCCATTGTCCAAATATAAATTGACATCTTGCACTGCCTTTTTTCCTTTGAAAAATTTGCTTAAACGTATTGCTTCAAGCATGAGGTGGCCTCCTTTTTTCTCTCATCCGTTTTCTTATAACTGCATCTTAAAATAAAAAAACCAAAGCCACTACTGACTCTGGTCACTCTGCAAATAAACTTTTGTTACTTTCGTCATTTTTTCTAACTTATATCAAACGGTGGCGAATTGCATAAATCGCTAACTGTGTTCGATCCCTTAATTCCAATTTATCTAAAATGTGACTCGTTTGATTCTTAACCGTGCCCACTGACAAGCCTAATCGTTCCGCTGCTTCCTTATTGTTCAATCCTTCTCCAATACACTTTAAAATCGCTCTTTCCCTTGGTGTTAACGTCGGATCAATGGACTCCTCTACTTGATTTTGAAGTAATACAGGCATCACCTTTGCCGCAACCTGATCCTCCAATGAGAGGCCACCACCTATTGCACTTTTAATCGAACGTATCAGTGACGCTGTATCCCCATTTTTCAACATATAACCACTAACACCCAGTTTTAGGGCGTCCATCACATATTGATTATCATCAAAAGTAGTCAGCATTAGAATTTTCATATGAGGAAAACGCGAGCGTAAAATCTTAGCCGCTTCAATTCCATCCATTTCAGGCATACGTATATCTAAAATCGCCACATCAAAAAGCTGTTTATCGCATAAACGGACCGCTTCCCTGCCATTGTCAGCTTCTCCCGTTACTTCAATTTCTTCATCCGTTTCGATCATCGCCTTTAAACCTTGGCGCACCATTACTTGATCTTCTGCCAGCAGCACTTTAATCATACGGCTCACTCCTTTCTATTAATCTCATACTGCCTCTTACTACAAATTGGCGCTCGTCATGATGGATTTCCAATGAACCGCCTACTTTTTCTAATCGATTGCGCATCGCCTTTAGACCATATCCCTCTTGAAAAAAGGGATCAGGAGCTGTGAGGTTGATCACTTCAAAGCGAAAAATACTCCCGCCAGGGGATTCAAACATCACTTGCGCCTCTCTTGTAGAGCTATGCTTCATAATATTGGTCAGTGCCTCTTGGACGGCGCGATAGATCGCAAAGGACTGCTCCCCTGTTAATGGTGCAGCAAACGCTCCATGCTTAACAGAAAAATTAATTTTCATAAAGCTTTCCATTTCTAATTTACGAATTAATCGTATAACACCTTGTAATCCGCCTACTTCTCTTTCCTTAAAGGATCTCACAGCTCGTCTTGTTTCTTTTAAGCTTTGTTCAGCAAGCGCTTTAAGATTTTTGATTTTTTCTTTGTCCTTTTCAGCTGCAGTTAAGCGGAAAGCCTCAAATTGCATGATTAGTGCTGTGAGTTTATGGCCAACAGAATCATGTATTTCATGGCCAATCAACATTCGCTCATCCTGTCTTGCCTGCTCTTCCTCCGTCAAAAGCTGCCTTTTCATCTTTCTGTATTCATCTAGCAAGGCATCATTCTTTTTTCGTGTATCTATTTCCCGTTTACGTATGGCTTGGTAATGCAGCATTGCGCTCACTAATAAAAGATAAAAAAGTCCACACCAAGCCAATTGTGAGGCAGTAAGGGATGATTCCGTGATGATCCACGTCATACTTCCTAGCTGAACACCAATCACAACCAAACTTTTCAACCGAGAAAGGTAAAAAACAGCTTCGGCGATTATTAATGCTTGTATTAACAATACATATGGATTAAACACTTGGTCTAAAGGATAAAAGATAACTATTGTTGCCAGTGCTTGTATACAGAATAATATGCTTTGTACCATAAGTTTTTCTGTAAAAAGCGGAAGAATAAACAATATAATGAAAAATAAGCAAATACTCGCTAGGCGTCCTTCGTTTAAGCTCGGTGGAAAGCCTAAAAAGGCTAATGCCCATACAACACAGTGGATAGCAAGCCAAATAAAATACGTTTTTTTCATATATTCAAAATCCTCCAACAAAACTCAGTGACATCCTCTCTCCATTGAAATGGAGAGCTTCCTTGTGGAAATTCGGTAGCTGCTCACTCGACAGAGGCACGGATGAAGAAATAGTCGTGCCCGTTGTTCCATTTCAGTATGAAAAAGAAAACGGACATGCAAGTGATTTCAGGCAAATACAAAAAAATAAGGCGATCCATTCCCTCATTGAAATGAAGGGCGTTCTCGCCTAATGATCGTAATAAAGGACATGCCACTGACGGGATTCGAACCCGTACTCGTTTCCTAAGCATAGGCTAGGGGAGAACACGCTTCCCTACGGAATTTCACCGGCAGGAATTGCACCTGCCTCAGCTGTTTTTGCTTTTCGGTGCTTCTGAAACCCTTGCCTTGCGACCCGGTTCTACAATTTGTTTTCCGGCGCTCTTCCCTTCTGGAGCTACAGTGGCGGTTTTAAAGTGCATTTATTATACCAAAAAATGAAGATACTTGTGTAGTTGGGTTATCCCCTTCTTCTCCTTAGCCACTACACTTTTTCATTATTTGAAGGAGAAAGATTAAAAGCGTCTGCCAAAAGTGCATATGACTTATGTCGTGTGGTTTTTTCGGTCAACATATTCAAAATCATAATTTCATCAACCATTGCATCTTTCGCAAGTTTCCTTAGTTTCTTCTCTACATTCTCCACGCTGCCTATCACAAAGCGACCCTTATTTTCTCGTCGCACTGCTTCCTCTTGGTCTGTATAGACATGGGAACTCGCTTCTTCAAGCGTTGGAGGAGCTAGATGAAATTCTCCCGTTCCCCATCTTACCCATTGTAATTCCGCTGGTCCTGCCAGATATTCTGCTTCTTCCTCTGTCTCAGCAGCAACAACAATGATGGCCAGTACGCTTTTCGGTTCAGGCATAAAAGATGAAGGTTTAAAGTTTTCACGATAAGCGCGCAGCATTGGTACTGCCAAATGGGGAGAAATGTGTGCTGCGAATACAAACCCAAGTCCGTAGTGTGAAGCGAACTGCATACCTCCATTACTTGACCCGAGCATATAAATATCAGGTATCAAATTCTTATCCGGTGAAGGAGTAATATCTTTGAATGGGTGATTATCAGGAAACTTACGCGAAAAAAAGGAAAGCAATTCATTTAATTGCTCAGGAAAATCATAAGTAGTCACCGCTTCTCGTGATCGCCTTAATGCCAATGCAGTCAGGCCATCCGTCCCAGGCGCCCGACCAATTCCAAGGTCAATTCGCCCAGGATGCAATGCTTCCAGTAAAGAAAAATTCTCTGCTACCTTAAGTGGACTGTGATTCGGCAGCATGATCCCACCAGATCCTATACGAATGTTTTTCGAAATGGCTGCTGCATGGGCACTTAATAAATCAGGAGAAGTACTCATCTGGTGCTTCGTATTATGATGTTCCGCAAACCAGTAGCGGGTGTAGCCAAGACGATCAGCTAACTGCACAAGCTCCGTAGAGTTTAGTAATGTTTGTGTTGCTGATTCTCCATTATATATTGTTGCCAAGTCTAAAATGGATAATTGTAAATCCGTTTTTGCCATGCAAATCAATCCCTTTCAATTTTATTTGTAATCTTGGAAAATGCTCCTGAAAAACCCGACCATCCTCACCCATCTCCCCGTATTCGATTGGGAACGGCTCTCTCGAGTTGAGTGAATTCATTCTTCATTCCCAATTACTTAGCAGGCTAATTTTTTAAAAGAAAACTCGCTGATTGGCGAGCCCAAAAAGGCGAAGACAGAAGCGTAGTTACACTTATACTTAGGACTTAAAATTTCTTCTACCGTGCTGCAAATTAATACTTCCCTAACGTATAAAAAAAGGCTTTACACCTCAGGATTAAGAAATATTTTCAAGCATTTGTTGCATAAGACGACGCAGCAATAAGCGTTCCTCAGGCAAGATACCGTCCAGCAGCTTCTCTTGCTGATTTCTCCAAACTTCCTGAACCGGTTGTTGCAAAGATCGGCCTTCGGATGTTAAATAAACCCTGCTTACTCTCCCATCTGCGCTATCACGCCTGCGATAAACTAAACCGTATTCTTCGAGCTTCTTTATCATATTCGTTACAGTGGGAGGTTCACAGCCCATGCGTTCACTTAACTCCAACTGTGTAATGCCTTCTTCCATCCAAAGCTGGCATAGTGCATGATCCTGGCCAACATGAATGTTAAATTGGCGCAGCAAGCCTGAGTAATTACGTCGTGTTTGGGAGCATATTTTACCAAGAAGTTCCCGAATCTCATCATCAACCATAGCATCCACCTTCTTTTTATTTAGTACCCTAAATATATTTCACTCCTTTATCTCAGTCAAACTATTGTACTTAATCATCTGTGTCAAGTTAATCAAGTTTTCCTGTTCAATAATAGAGCCATTAATAAAATATCATTATGTTATTTGTTAAAAAACCCCTTTATAATGGTGTGCGTACCTCATGTGCGACAGTAGCAATCACGGTAAAAGCCGATGATTGCTCAGCGTAGGAATCATCGGCTTTTTTCTAGATTGGATTAATTTAGAATCGATGTTAGTAGAAGTCAAATACAGCAGAAGATATTCAAAAAGCATATGCTGATATTTTTTCAGTCTACAAAGCAATGGATATCAAATTGATAAACAGTTAAACTTTTCTCAAAACGGTATGACTTTTTTTAAACAGCACAACTTTATTTTAAATCAACAATTATAAGTAGATTTATAGGCTTTCACTCGAAATTTTGTTGCTTTGAGTTCGCTCTATCTATAGTCTTAGATTTAATTGACATCTTATCTCGTATCAAACAGGCAATATCTACTATTCTAATTATTATCCAAACTGATTTTAAATACATCTCCTACATTGCCACCAAAAACGATCAACCCATCTTCTGGCAGTACTACTGAATTTTTATGGCTTGCCCTTGAGAAATTTACAGTCTTTCCCTCTTTGTCGTAAACTGCAAATCCTCCACTTGCTGGAACATCGACCGTCATGATCTGATTGGCTGATTTTTCATCAATTTTATACCATCTTGCATGGCCATCAGGTTTTATTGTAGGAGTCGATGTTTTCCCTCCAGAGATTGGTTTTATAGCATCCTCGCTAATATAGGAGAATCCATCAATCTCTAAATACTCCTCTTGTTTCATTTTGTAAAAATTTAAATCAAATACATCTCTTCCGGCCATAATTGGAATTTCGACAGCATTTACTGCTTTATTCTCATCCATAATTTTAGTGCCGTTTGCGTATCCATGATCAAGATCAACAGATATATTCTTTATTAAGATCGATGGATCTAGATAGAAAACAGAAGTGATCTTCTCATCTAAAGCATAGTACTTTTTCCCATTTCTTTTTTTCCATACCTGTTTAGTTGTATCATTTAAAGGATTGGCATCTAGCTTTTGGTATTCATAGGTTACCATACCCATCTGGCCTATTCCCGGAAAATCCGAATATGCGTTAAGCTTTAAATAGGTTTTACCATTTGTTTGATTGTCAAAGCTTACTACCGCACTGCCATCGCTACTTTTGAATTGTCCATTGCCGGTATACACATATTGTTGTGCTGGTATAAGCCCTCCAAGCTCTGGTAATTTAATTACCCCATTATTAATCTCGATATTTATTGTTGAATCCACTGTTCCGTATAATCCAGAATAAGAAAGCAAATCGGAGGGCATTTCTACCTGTTTAGGAGGCTCAAATGTTTTGTCAGGTAGTATGTCTTTAATAATACCTTTATCCTTTAAGTATTCTAATAACACATTAGATGCAAATATCGTATTAAAAATGGAGCTGCCACCGGATGAGAGCACAGCTATAGAGATATTATATTCTGGTATGGCAATCAAGTCAGCATGATACAGAATTGTATCTCCACCTTTAGATAATGCAGTGATTCCATATTCATTAAACGGTGCCAAGCTAACGGCGTCCCAACCAAGACCATAATTCGTGCTATTGGTCTCGTCAGAAACCCACACTCCTTTTTTATATTCAGGACTTTGCATAGACTTTACTGATTTTTCAGATAAAATGTCTGTGTGTTTGCCTATTAATACTTCTGAAAACTTACTTAATTCTTCTGCCGTCGAATATAACCCTCCTGCTCCGATGACATTGGCATTCTCAACGGGTAAAGCCTTATCTATCGTAGGAAAGTAAGTTTTTGCCAGCCTTTGTCTATCAAAATTGTCGAGTGGTGTTTTGGTAGAGTTTAAATTTAATAGGTTGCGAATATAGGTTTCAAGAAAATCCGTATAGCTTAAACCACTCACTCGTTCAACCAATATTTCAAGCAGTTGGAACCCATCATTACAATACACAGAATACTCACCAGGTTTGGATTTTAAACGACTGGTTTGTAATTTTTCTAATAATTGATCATGATTTTGGGTATCATTATCATCAAATAACATACTGTTTCCGTAATGAGTACCGTAAAGTCCTGACGAATGATTCA
This portion of the Pueribacillus theae genome encodes:
- a CDS encoding LLM class flavin-dependent oxidoreductase; translated protein: MAKTDLQLSILDLATIYNGESATQTLLNSTELVQLADRLGYTRYWFAEHHNTKHQMSTSPDLLSAHAAAISKNIRIGSGGIMLPNHSPLKVAENFSLLEALHPGRIDLGIGRAPGTDGLTALALRRSREAVTTYDFPEQLNELLSFFSRKFPDNHPFKDITPSPDKNLIPDIYMLGSSNGGMQFASHYGLGFVFAAHISPHLAVPMLRAYRENFKPSSFMPEPKSVLAIIVVAAETEEEAEYLAGPAELQWVRWGTGEFHLAPPTLEEASSHVYTDQEEAVRRENKGRFVIGSVENVEKKLRKLAKDAMVDEIMILNMLTEKTTRHKSYALLADAFNLSPSNNEKV
- a CDS encoding ABC transporter ATP-binding protein, whose translation is MLEAIRLSKFFKGKKAVQDVNLYLDNGESVGLLGPNGAGKSTTISMISTLLKPTSGEIKLNGVNTIEKPGEIRKILGVVPQELALYQELSAYENLKFFGSIYKMKGKELEKSIRKVLEIVGLEDRQKDVVKTFSGGMKRRLNIAAALLHQPQILILDEPTVGIDPQSRNHILETVRRLNEKDGTTILYTSHYMEEVEQLCDRVYIMDHGEIIAAGTKAELLSILSTEDTIKLELSRMDEAFAEHVKTIDGIRKVEASHLQMKIIAKKGSNLISELVHLADQHHMQIINFHTETPSLEDVFLHLTGRTLRN
- a CDS encoding MarR family winged helix-turn-helix transcriptional regulator: MVDDEIRELLGKICSQTRRNYSGLLRQFNIHVGQDHALCQLWMEEGITQLELSERMGCEPPTVTNMIKKLEEYGLVYRRRDSADGRVSRVYLTSEGRSLQQPVQEVWRNQQEKLLDGILPEERLLLRRLMQQMLENIS
- a CDS encoding serine hydrolase domain-containing protein: MFLIIPITHVLGNKDHKDRIKETAHNMASEIVSKYDVSGIQYAINDNGSITLSDSAGVYDKATKAPITKDTMFGIGSVSKMYVTAATMMLVDSHKVDLDKPLTTYIKDFSMSDERYKDITPRMLMNHSSGLYGTHYGNSMLFDDNDTQNHDQLLEKLQTSRLKSKPGEYSVYCNDGFQLLEILVERVSGLSYTDFLETYIRNLLNLNSTKTPLDNFDRQRLAKTYFPTIDKALPVENANVIGAGGLYSTAEELSKFSEVLIGKHTDILSEKSVKSMQSPEYKKGVWVSDETNSTNYGLGWDAVSLAPFNEYGITALSKGGDTILYHADLIAIPEYNISIAVLSSGGSSIFNTIFASNVLLEYLKDKGIIKDILPDKTFEPPKQVEMPSDLLSYSGLYGTVDSTINIEINNGVIKLPELGGLIPAQQYVYTGNGQFKSSDGSAVVSFDNQTNGKTYLKLNAYSDFPGIGQMGMVTYEYQKLDANPLNDTTKQVWKKRNGKKYYALDEKITSVFYLDPSILIKNISVDLDHGYANGTKIMDENKAVNAVEIPIMAGRDVFDLNFYKMKQEEYLEIDGFSYISEDAIKPISGGKTSTPTIKPDGHARWYKIDEKSANQIMTVDVPASGGFAVYDKEGKTVNFSRASHKNSVVLPEDGLIVFGGNVGDVFKISLDNN
- a CDS encoding ABC transporter permease, coding for MTSIVWAQFAKDKRNPLVVLLFIIGSILATLLFGGGVHSPTKVAIFSEEENASEIEKKWEELLNVDDSFRFVIVDPDQAREDVREGKVDVAVKLMELDYRLVATSELPSVSYVQQHVEKVFQREAQIRAITKSEGNENIRNEIESYLSDAPFQIEFQGLDSEEIPNYNMSTQLLFAFTFLISMFIVGFKVNNVTHDKVSGIWNRLILSPISKTSMYFGYILYSFLIALFQIVVVLIVFKYVMNYEVGDNLLMIILISAFFTFSMISIAMLITGFVKTPEQFYAIYPSLIPLIPLISGAYMMPGTITNPVLLFIADLFPMAHAMDAILSVIFYDAGLQEVMMPLMVMLLIGVVAMGIGINLIERRSN
- a CDS encoding sensor histidine kinase, with protein sequence MKKTYFIWLAIHCVVWALAFLGFPPSLNEGRLASICLFFIILFILPLFTEKLMVQSILFCIQALATIVIFYPLDQVFNPYVLLIQALIIAEAVFYLSRLKSLVVIGVQLGSMTWIITESSLTASQLAWCGLFYLLLVSAMLHYQAIRKREIDTRKKNDALLDEYRKMKRQLLTEEEQARQDERMLIGHEIHDSVGHKLTALIMQFEAFRLTAAEKDKEKIKNLKALAEQSLKETRRAVRSFKEREVGGLQGVIRLIRKLEMESFMKINFSVKHGAFAAPLTGEQSFAIYRAVQEALTNIMKHSSTREAQVMFESPGGSIFRFEVINLTAPDPFFQEGYGLKAMRNRLEKVGGSLEIHHDERQFVVRGSMRLIERSEPYD
- a CDS encoding response regulator transcription factor, yielding MIKVLLAEDQVMVRQGLKAMIETDEEIEVTGEADNGREAVRLCDKQLFDVAILDIRMPEMDGIEAAKILRSRFPHMKILMLTTFDDNQYVMDALKLGVSGYMLKNGDTASLIRSIKSAIGGGLSLEDQVAAKVMPVLLQNQVEESIDPTLTPRERAILKCIGEGLNNKEAAERLGLSVGTVKNQTSHILDKLELRDRTQLAIYAIRHRLI
- a CDS encoding ABC transporter permease gives rise to the protein MRSFIKKDLLIFWRDRKELITVLVLPIILVVVLNFAFAGLFGNEKELSMDLQLAVVNQDDETKAMAQLKEKLVKEASLGEEEALKLVEQASVVRPVQMLLDYLGSEDVKEWVTVHKLEGAEAVDKVEDGDLDAILVIPDGFTADSLYAAFTGESSTISLKYKMEKETNNNSTLYNIIHGFIDNMNYQFALQKIDGASEAEVTLPEGGFEEVGTGESFTLTQYFTIAMGALFALFLAATVATKTGVEIRQQVFNRILLANSNPMLFLIGKMVSTFCLAWLQIMFVFILSHFILDVFPGRSMAFWSGIVGVVTLLSLSIAGLAAVFTTISLRMTNIDAANGIFMLIILLFGVIGGNFVPIYVLPDWLQQIGEWTPNGLSLVMLTEWIQFRELSSLVMPSVLLIGFFLLCTVIALALYPNRGKA
- a CDS encoding carboxymuconolactone decarboxylase family protein, translating into MEMNDNESVNYFDQSITDFKQGSSRLSNRLPEITQGYFDFTEACFREGAISKKHKQLTALSISIYAQDEYCIIYHTKGAVDHGATEEELMEAIAISAALGGGTAFSQGVTLAMDTFDHYNQTST